Below is a genomic region from Myxococcus fulvus.
TGGGTGGGTAGCTATAGCCGTGAGCGGCGGGCGGGCTCAACGGGCGAGGGGCAGGCCGCGTATGCTCGCGCACCATGCGAATCCTCTACGGTGTCGTCGGCGAAGGCATGGGCCATGCGACGCGCTCGCGCGTGCTCCTCGAGGAGCTCACGAAGAAGCACGAGGTCCACATCGTCGTCTCCGGGCGGGCCCAGGACTACCTGGCCAAGCGCTTCCAGAACGTGCACGGCATCTGGGGGCTGACCCTGGCGTACGAGGGCAACTCGGTGAAGAAGTGGCAGACGGTGTTGCAGAACCTCACCGGCGCGGTGAAGGGCTGGCCGCAGAACGTGCGCCAGTACTTCGAGCTGGTGGACGACTTCAAGCCGGACGTCGTCGTCAGTGACTTCGAGTCCTTCAGCTACCTGTTCGCGCGCACGCACCGGTTGCCCGTCATCAGCGTGGACAACATGCAGGTCATCAACCGCTGTCAGCACGAGCCGTCGCTCCTGGCCGGGTACGAGGACAGCTTCGAGACCTCGCGCGCCATCGTGAAGGCGAAGCTGCCGGGCGCCTTCCACTACCTGGTGACGACGTTCTTCTACCCGCCGACGCGCAAGCGTCGCACCACGCTGGCCCCGTCGATTCTCCGGCCCGAAATCATCGAGGCGAAGTCGGAGCCCGGTGAGCACCTGCTCGTGTACCAGACGTCCACCACCAACACCGCGCTGCCGGACATCCTCAAGGCCGCGGGCATCCCCTGCCGGGTGTACGGGCTGCGTCGGGATATCACCGAGGACCTGGTGGACGGCAACCTCACGTACCGGCCCTTCAGCGAGAAGGGCTTCATCGACGACTTGCGCACCTCCCGCGGCGTGGTCGCCAGCGGCGGCTTCACGCTGATGAGCGAGGCCGTCTACCTGCATAAGCCCGTGCTGAGCATCCCGCTGGAGGGCCAGTTCGAGCAGATCATCAACGCCTTGTACCTGGAGAAGCTGGGGTACGGGATGTACGTGAAGACGCTGACGGTGGACGCGCTCAAGGAGTTCCTGTCGCGCGTGCCGCGCTGCCAGCAGGCGCTCCAGGGCTACGAGCAGGAGGGCAACACGAAGATGCTCACCGCGCTCGAGGAGCAGCTCGCCCTGGCGTACGAGCACCGGGGCCACTGGGCCATGGAGATGGCCCAGGACTGACGCCCGGCGCGCCCCTCGGGTCAGTGCAGGGGCACGTCGTGGTTGTTGTTGCGCTCCGCGGCCCTGCGCGACAGCTCGGTGAGCCAGGAGCGGGTGAGGGGCGTCTCGCTGTCGACGCCCCGGTGGGCATCCTGGCTGCTGCTCTGCGGGAGCAGCCGGTTGGCCCAGGCGAGCAGGGCCGCGGTGAGCCCGGGCGCGAGCGCTCGGCCCACCGCGCCCAGCTTCGCGGCCGCGCCCACCACCACCTCCGCGTCGCCCCGCCGGCAGCCGTCCAGGATGAGGCGCGCGGAGCGCTCGGCGCTGACGGAGAGGCCTGGCAGCGAGTCGCTGATGGAGAACCACGCGTACTCCGCCTCGTGCTGGCCCTTGAAGCGCGCGTTGAGCGGGCTGCCGGTGCGCATGAGCCCCGGGCACACGGTGGTGACCAGGATGCCGTCCTGGCGCAGCTCCGCGCGCAGTCCATCCGACAGGCCCACCAGCGCGAACTTGCTCGCGGAGTAGGGCAACAGGTGCGGCACGCTGATCTTGCCGCCCACGGAGGCGATGTTGACGATGCGCCCCTCGCGCCGCTGCTTCATCGCGGGCAGCACGGCGAGCGTCGTGTACAGGGGACCCCACAGGTGCGTGTCCACCGCGTCCTCGAAGTCCTCCACCGTCATGGACTCCATCGGCCCCACCTGGATGGTGCCCGCGTTGTTGATGAGCACGTCCACCGCGCCCCAGTGCTCCAGCACCGCGCTCACCATCGCCTCCACCTGCACGGAGTCCCGCACGTCGCACGGCAGCGCGAGCACCTCGCCGCCCTCGCGCTCCAGCTCCTCGAGCGCCCGCTCCAGCGACTGCGTGTCCCGACCGCACAGCGCCACGCGCGCGCCCTCGCGCACCAGCTGGCGACAGAGCACCAGCCCCAGCCCGCGCGAGCCTCCGGTGACGAGCACCGTGCGCCCCTCGAATGAATAGCGCGGGCGTTTGAGGAGCCCGCGCAGCCCCAGCGCCGCGCCGATGCCGGCCGCCGCCAGCGTGCCGGGGGTGAAGCGCGCCGCCGTCCTCTTC
It encodes:
- a CDS encoding MJ1255/VC2487 family glycosyltransferase, which translates into the protein MRILYGVVGEGMGHATRSRVLLEELTKKHEVHIVVSGRAQDYLAKRFQNVHGIWGLTLAYEGNSVKKWQTVLQNLTGAVKGWPQNVRQYFELVDDFKPDVVVSDFESFSYLFARTHRLPVISVDNMQVINRCQHEPSLLAGYEDSFETSRAIVKAKLPGAFHYLVTTFFYPPTRKRRTTLAPSILRPEIIEAKSEPGEHLLVYQTSTTNTALPDILKAAGIPCRVYGLRRDITEDLVDGNLTYRPFSEKGFIDDLRTSRGVVASGGFTLMSEAVYLHKPVLSIPLEGQFEQIINALYLEKLGYGMYVKTLTVDALKEFLSRVPRCQQALQGYEQEGNTKMLTALEEQLALAYEHRGHWAMEMAQD
- a CDS encoding SDR family NAD(P)-dependent oxidoreductase; amino-acid sequence: MADWRKKRTAARFTPGTLAAAGIGAALGLRGLLKRPRYSFEGRTVLVTGGSRGLGLVLCRQLVREGARVALCGRDTQSLERALEELEREGGEVLALPCDVRDSVQVEAMVSAVLEHWGAVDVLINNAGTIQVGPMESMTVEDFEDAVDTHLWGPLYTTLAVLPAMKQRREGRIVNIASVGGKISVPHLLPYSASKFALVGLSDGLRAELRQDGILVTTVCPGLMRTGSPLNARFKGQHEAEYAWFSISDSLPGLSVSAERSARLILDGCRRGDAEVVVGAAAKLGAVGRALAPGLTAALLAWANRLLPQSSSQDAHRGVDSETPLTRSWLTELSRRAAERNNNHDVPLH